A portion of the Paenibacillus marchantiae genome contains these proteins:
- a CDS encoding IS3 family transposase (programmed frameshift) — MATRVSYPVELKMKAIEMRLAEVPVKEVMEKLGIRNESQLKTWMRWYRKGEVHRLEQPVGKQYSYGKGPGHSTELEKVKAENRFLKQQLELPKKVQGIGTEVEAEVVIAWIESIREEVTISEACTWLGIARATYYRWKAAVERKRPDPTVEKVIQLCTQHKFRYGYRKITALLRSEGPINHKRVQRIMQCEGLQCRVRIKKRKTTGQPAQPAEHLLKRKFHAEAPLQKLVTDITYLPFGNKMLYLSSILDLYNGEIVAYSIADKQDTCLVLDTLNQLPERSNMLLHSDQGSVYTSQNYQAVVKGKGIIMSMSRKGTPADNAPIESFHSTLKSETFYLEDLMSTTTAIVEQTVRNYITYYNSIRIQTKLNNQSPMDFRRLAT, encoded by the exons TTGGCAACTAGAGTAAGTTATCCCGTGGAACTAAAGATGAAAGCCATAGAAATGAGATTAGCAGAAGTACCCGTAAAAGAAGTTATGGAGAAACTGGGGATACGGAATGAATCACAGCTGAAAACGTGGATGAGGTGGTATCGAAAAGGAGAAGTTCATCGCCTGGAGCAACCCGTAGGCAAGCAATATAGCTATGGAAAAGGCCCAGGTCACTCCACAGAGCTCGAAAAAGTTAAAGCAGAAAACCGTTTCCTGAAGCAACAATTGGAACTGC CTAAAAAAGTACAAGGAATTGGAACGGAGGTGGAAGCTGAGGTCGTCATCGCCTGGATTGAATCCATTCGAGAAGAAGTAACTATATCTGAGGCTTGTACATGGCTTGGAATTGCTCGTGCGACCTACTACCGCTGGAAGGCAGCCGTTGAGAGGAAGCGCCCAGATCCAACAGTGGAGAAAGTCATCCAACTTTGCACTCAACACAAGTTTCGGTATGGGTATCGAAAGATCACTGCCTTACTTCGATCAGAAGGTCCAATTAATCACAAGAGAGTTCAGCGAATCATGCAGTGCGAGGGATTACAATGCCGAGTGAGGATCAAGAAGCGAAAAACGACTGGGCAACCGGCACAACCAGCGGAACATCTGCTTAAACGAAAGTTTCATGCAGAAGCTCCGTTGCAAAAATTGGTGACTGACATTACGTATTTGCCGTTTGGTAACAAAATGTTGTACCTTTCAAGCATTTTGGATCTGTACAACGGAGAAATTGTCGCTTACAGTATAGCGGACAAGCAGGACACATGCTTAGTTCTGGATACATTGAATCAACTTCCAGAGCGAAGCAATATGCTGCTCCATAGCGACCAAGGTAGCGTGTACACGTCCCAGAATTACCAGGCTGTAGTAAAGGGAAAGGGCATTATCATGAGCATGTCCCGAAAAGGAACGCCCGCTGATAATGCCCCCATAGAGTCGTTTCATTCCACACTAAAGTCTGAAACGTTCTACCTCGAAGATCTGATGTCTACAACGACGGCCATCGTTGAACAGACCGTTCGAAACTACATTACTTACTATAACTCAATTCGAATTCAAACAAAACTAAATAACCAGTCTCCGATGGATTTCCGAAGACTGGCTACTTAA
- the gltB gene encoding glutamate synthase large subunit produces MRHIGLPPKQGLYDPQFEKDACGMGFVANIKGVPSHDIVSQALTMLSNMEHRGGQGSEPNSGDGAGILIQIPHRYFAQEADRLGFALPEQGFYGVGMLFLSQDPVIRSAHEESLKKIIEEEGQTFLGFRDVPTFDEMLGRSALAAKPYVRQVFIGRSTDVKDELGFERKLYVIRRRAELAIRYSADEAEGGSFYLPSLSCRKIVYKGMLTTEQVGQFYLDLQEDLVESAIALVHSRFSTNTFPSWERAHPYRFMIHNGEINTMRGNVNWMHARQSLFESELFGNDISKVKPVINPDGSDTAMFDNTLEFLYLSGRSLPHVAMMMVPEPWSTDEGMDPAKKAFYEYHSTMMEPWDGPAAMAFTDGLQIGATLDRNGLRPARYYVTKDDRIILSSEVGVLDIAPEEILYKDRLRPGRMLLVDTQQGRIIADEEVKALIAAENPYQDWLDEHLMDLNELPDAPELPDPKHDNVTQLQLAYGYTFEELRKVLEPMASTGMEATGSMGYDAPLAVLSDRPQRLYNYFKQMFAQVTNPPIDAIREEIVTSTATTIGPERNLLNPEPESCRQIRLDTPVLSNEDFAKIRHVRRPGFRSMTIPIFFTAKEGAEGLRKAMELLFEASDRVIDKGHNILILSDRGVDAENAAIPALLAVAGLHHHLIRKGTRTKVSILLESAEPRDIHHYALLLGYGVSAVNPYLAFETLDDMIQQGLLRGISHEKAVKNYIKAATKGVIKILSKMGISTIQSYRGAQIFEAVGLKSDFVDRYFTWTPSRIGGIGLEEVAAEALTHHNRAFTDKDGNDKVLDSGGEYQWRNDGEEHLFNPQTIHTLQHAVRTGDYKLYKKYSKLVQGENDQLLTIRSMLRLKPVGPAIPLEEVESVEDIMRRFKTGAMSFGSISKEAHEDLAIAMNRVGGKSNTGEGGEDPARFIKDSNGDSRRSAIKQVASGRFGVTSNYLVNADEIQIKMAQGAKPGEGGQLPGRKVYPWVAEVRGSTPGVGLISPPPHHDIYSIEDLAELIYDLKNANPRAEINVKLVSEVGVGTIAAGVAKGRADIILVSGYDGGTGASPQGSIRHAGMPWELGLAETHQTLMLNNLRDRVVLETDGKMLNGRDLAIAALLGAEEYGFSTAPLVALGCIMMRVCQMDTCPVGVATQNPELRKNYTGDPAHVVNFMRFVAEDVREIMADLGFRTIQEMVGRTDCLETVEAVDHWKKKGVDLSVLLHVPEMPEGSARYRTQHQNHQLEETLDMQQLLPLAQPALESGQPVEAVLPITNVNRAVGTILGSEITRKYGIVGLPEDTVQFKFVGSAGQSFGAFVPKGMTLTVEGDSNDYVGKGLSGGKLIVMPSPKATFDAEDNIIIGNTALYGATSGEAYIRGIAGERFAVRNSGAKVVVEGVGDHGCEYMTGGRVVVLGDTGRNFAAGMSGGIAYVYDPKGTFLKRCNLEMVLLERIEDVSESADLRGMIQRHVANTGSAVGHRILDNWQQSVDQFVRVIPKDFKRMTEQIERIQATGLTGEAALLAAFEANMRELARTGG; encoded by the coding sequence ATGAGACACATCGGATTACCTCCTAAACAGGGTCTGTACGACCCACAGTTCGAAAAAGACGCATGCGGAATGGGTTTTGTTGCCAACATCAAAGGAGTACCTTCACACGACATCGTTAGTCAGGCACTGACCATGCTGAGTAACATGGAACACCGCGGAGGACAGGGCAGTGAGCCGAATTCCGGTGACGGAGCCGGTATCTTGATCCAGATTCCACATCGCTATTTTGCGCAGGAAGCGGACCGACTTGGTTTTGCATTACCTGAACAGGGCTTCTATGGCGTAGGGATGCTGTTCCTTTCACAGGACCCTGTCATTCGGAGCGCGCATGAAGAGAGCCTTAAGAAGATCATCGAAGAAGAAGGCCAGACGTTCCTGGGTTTCCGGGATGTGCCTACGTTTGATGAGATGCTGGGACGTTCTGCGCTTGCAGCGAAGCCTTATGTGCGTCAGGTGTTCATTGGAAGATCGACAGATGTTAAGGATGAATTGGGATTTGAACGGAAATTGTACGTCATTCGTAGACGTGCGGAGCTGGCTATTCGTTATTCGGCGGATGAAGCAGAAGGTGGTTCATTCTACCTGCCAAGCTTGTCCTGTCGCAAAATCGTCTACAAAGGCATGCTCACAACGGAACAGGTGGGACAGTTCTATCTAGATCTTCAGGAAGATCTCGTGGAATCAGCGATTGCGCTTGTTCACTCCCGTTTCAGTACGAATACATTCCCAAGCTGGGAACGTGCTCACCCGTATCGCTTCATGATCCACAACGGTGAGATCAATACGATGCGTGGTAACGTGAACTGGATGCATGCCCGGCAGTCGCTGTTTGAGAGCGAATTGTTTGGTAACGACATCTCGAAAGTAAAACCGGTTATCAATCCGGATGGTTCGGATACAGCAATGTTTGATAACACGCTGGAGTTCCTGTATTTGAGCGGCCGTTCATTGCCACACGTGGCCATGATGATGGTTCCTGAGCCTTGGAGTACAGATGAGGGAATGGACCCTGCCAAAAAGGCATTCTATGAATACCACAGCACGATGATGGAGCCTTGGGATGGACCAGCAGCAATGGCCTTTACGGACGGTTTGCAGATTGGTGCAACTCTTGACCGTAATGGTCTGCGTCCTGCACGTTACTATGTAACGAAAGACGATCGTATTATTTTGTCCTCCGAGGTAGGGGTACTTGATATCGCTCCTGAAGAAATTCTCTATAAAGATCGTCTGCGTCCTGGACGTATGCTGCTTGTCGATACACAACAAGGACGGATCATCGCGGATGAGGAAGTGAAAGCTCTCATTGCGGCCGAGAATCCGTATCAGGATTGGCTCGATGAGCATCTGATGGATCTGAATGAGCTGCCGGATGCACCGGAACTGCCTGATCCAAAACATGATAACGTAACCCAGCTTCAGCTGGCGTATGGATATACATTTGAAGAATTGCGCAAAGTGTTGGAGCCCATGGCTTCAACAGGTATGGAAGCTACAGGCTCCATGGGTTATGATGCGCCGCTTGCGGTTCTTTCGGATCGTCCACAGCGTCTGTACAACTATTTTAAGCAGATGTTTGCACAAGTTACCAATCCACCGATCGATGCGATTCGTGAAGAGATTGTAACGTCTACGGCAACAACGATCGGACCTGAGCGTAACCTGCTGAATCCTGAACCGGAGAGCTGTCGTCAGATTCGTTTGGATACACCGGTACTTTCTAATGAGGATTTTGCGAAGATTCGCCACGTTCGTCGTCCGGGCTTCCGTTCCATGACGATTCCGATCTTCTTTACAGCAAAAGAGGGTGCAGAAGGACTTCGCAAAGCGATGGAACTGCTCTTCGAAGCTTCAGACCGTGTCATTGACAAAGGTCACAACATTTTGATCCTGTCTGACCGTGGTGTGGACGCTGAGAATGCGGCTATTCCAGCATTGCTGGCTGTAGCAGGTTTGCATCACCATCTGATTCGTAAAGGAACCAGAACCAAAGTTAGCATTTTGCTGGAATCGGCAGAGCCGCGTGATATTCATCACTATGCCTTGTTGCTTGGTTACGGCGTAAGTGCGGTGAACCCTTATCTGGCGTTTGAAACGCTGGATGACATGATTCAGCAAGGGTTGCTGCGTGGCATCTCACATGAGAAAGCCGTGAAGAACTATATTAAAGCCGCTACCAAGGGCGTTATTAAAATATTGTCCAAAATGGGAATCTCGACGATTCAATCCTATCGTGGAGCTCAAATCTTTGAAGCCGTGGGTCTGAAATCGGACTTCGTTGACCGTTACTTTACGTGGACGCCTTCCCGAATTGGCGGGATTGGCCTGGAAGAAGTGGCTGCCGAAGCATTGACTCATCACAACCGTGCCTTTACGGACAAGGATGGTAATGACAAAGTGCTGGATTCCGGCGGGGAATACCAATGGCGTAACGACGGAGAAGAGCATTTGTTCAATCCGCAAACGATCCATACGCTGCAGCATGCAGTACGTACGGGCGATTACAAACTGTATAAAAAGTATTCCAAACTCGTGCAAGGAGAAAATGATCAGTTGCTGACCATTCGCTCCATGCTGAGACTAAAACCGGTCGGTCCTGCGATTCCTTTGGAAGAAGTAGAGTCCGTCGAAGACATTATGCGTCGTTTCAAAACAGGGGCAATGTCCTTCGGTTCAATCAGCAAAGAGGCACACGAAGATCTCGCTATTGCGATGAACCGTGTTGGTGGTAAATCCAATACAGGTGAAGGCGGCGAAGATCCGGCTCGCTTCATTAAAGATAGTAACGGTGATTCTCGTCGTAGTGCGATCAAACAGGTGGCATCCGGACGTTTTGGTGTAACATCCAACTATCTGGTCAATGCTGACGAGATTCAGATCAAGATGGCACAGGGAGCAAAACCGGGTGAAGGTGGACAGCTGCCTGGACGTAAGGTATACCCTTGGGTTGCTGAGGTTCGTGGATCAACACCGGGTGTAGGTCTGATCTCTCCGCCACCGCATCATGATATCTATTCGATTGAGGATCTGGCTGAGTTGATCTATGACTTGAAAAATGCCAATCCACGTGCAGAGATCAACGTTAAATTGGTATCCGAAGTAGGCGTTGGAACGATTGCTGCTGGTGTAGCTAAAGGTCGTGCTGACATTATCCTAGTAAGCGGTTATGACGGTGGAACAGGTGCTTCTCCACAAGGTTCGATTCGCCACGCGGGTATGCCTTGGGAGTTGGGACTTGCAGAAACGCATCAAACGTTGATGCTGAACAATCTGCGTGACCGTGTCGTGCTGGAAACTGACGGCAAAATGCTGAATGGTCGTGACTTGGCCATTGCTGCTTTGCTGGGAGCTGAGGAGTATGGATTCTCTACAGCACCACTCGTTGCACTCGGCTGTATCATGATGCGTGTCTGCCAGATGGATACATGTCCGGTAGGTGTAGCAACACAAAACCCTGAATTGCGTAAAAATTACACGGGAGATCCTGCTCATGTCGTTAACTTCATGCGTTTTGTCGCTGAAGACGTTCGTGAAATCATGGCTGATCTTGGTTTCCGTACGATTCAGGAAATGGTGGGTCGTACAGATTGCCTTGAAACAGTAGAGGCTGTAGACCACTGGAAGAAGAAAGGTGTAGATCTGTCCGTATTACTGCATGTGCCTGAAATGCCGGAAGGCTCTGCACGTTACCGTACACAGCATCAAAACCACCAATTGGAGGAGACGCTGGATATGCAGCAGTTGTTGCCATTGGCGCAACCTGCGCTTGAATCTGGTCAACCGGTTGAAGCGGTGCTTCCAATTACCAACGTTAACCGTGCAGTAGGAACCATTTTGGGTAGTGAAATCACGCGCAAATATGGAATTGTAGGATTACCGGAAGATACGGTTCAATTCAAATTTGTCGGCTCCGCTGGACAAAGCTTTGGGGCCTTTGTACCTAAAGGTATGACATTGACCGTTGAAGGGGATTCCAATGACTATGTAGGTAAAGGGTTGTCCGGAGGTAAACTGATCGTCATGCCTTCACCAAAAGCCACATTTGATGCCGAAGATAACATCATCATTGGTAACACGGCTCTATACGGGGCAACCAGTGGTGAAGCTTATATTCGTGGTATTGCTGGGGAGCGGTTTGCTGTACGGAACTCGGGTGCCAAAGTGGTTGTTGAAGGTGTAGGCGACCATGGTTGTGAGTACATGACAGGTGGCCGTGTCGTCGTTCTGGGTGATACAGGTCGTAACTTTGCAGCCGGGATGTCCGGAGGTATTGCTTATGTGTATGATCCAAAAGGCACATTCCTGAAACGTTGTAATCTGGAAATGGTACTTTTGGAGCGTATCGAAGATGTTTCTGAGAGTGCAGATCTGCGAGGCATGATTCAACGTCATGTTGCGAATACAGGTAGTGCCGTTGGTCATCGCATTCTGGATAACTGGCAGCAATCTGTAGATCAATTTGTTCGTGTTATTCCGAAGGACTTCAAACGAATGACCGAGCAAATCGAACGGATTCAGGCAACGGGCCTGACCGGAGAGGCTGCTTTGCTGGCTGCTTTTGAAGCCAACATGCGTGAACTTGCACGTACAGGAGGTTAA